A single Plasmodium yoelii strain 17X genome assembly, chromosome: 10 DNA region contains:
- a CDS encoding RNA-binding protein Nova-1, putative, whose product MGNNMHDGQAIEEDRTQLCFVKMLINNLVAGSIIGKNGEIISGIENKTGCSLKLSPNNSFFPNTQKRVLVICGKKKQINNVVLIILDKIRQISSLANNKNEKKIKTYTCRIVVPKSAVSAIIGKGGYQIKQLQNKTGTKIQVSNRECGLYERIITIVGSFASIKDTATKVIEAIQTDPNLKDLLNVNYNKELNIETITKINNRNYIKKFSHNFINHVHMNRYLIPQQYGIFQHEHYVDANMINYLMRNNRDLFNLQCEISIEIPDKFIGSVIGKNGSRLTNIMNSTGAKIKISKKGELIPGTFDRKTKIIGTVAAVHAAHVLVLQCLESAYMQIKFDI is encoded by the coding sequence ATGGGAAATAATATGCATGACGGTCAAGCAATAGAAGAAGATCGAACCCAATTATGTTTTgtgaaaatgttaataaataatttagtaGCAGGATCTATAATTGGCAAAAATGGCGAAATAATATCAGGGatagaaaataaaactgGTTGTAGCTTAAAATTGTCACCAAAcaattcattttttccaaATACACAAAAAAGAGTTTTAGTTATatgtggaaaaaaaaaacaaataaataatgtagttttaataattttagatAAAATAAGGCAAATATCATCATTagcaaataataaaaatgaaaaaaaaatcaaaacgTATACATGTAGAATTGTTGTTCCTAAATCAGCAGTAAGTGCTATAATTGGAAAAGGTGGGTATCAAATTAAACAACTCCAAAATAAAACAGGAACTAAAATTCAAGTTTCTAATCGTGAATGTGGATTATATGAACGAATCATAACTATAGTGGGTTCATTTGCATCAATTAAAGATACAGCAACAAAAGTAATAGAAGCAATACAAACAGATCCTAATTTAAAAGATTTATTAAATGTTAATTACAATAAAGAATTAAATATTGAAACTAttacaaaaattaataatagaaattatattaaaaaattttctcataattttattaatcatGTACATATGAATAGATATTTGATACCACAACAATATGGAATATTTCAACATGAACATTATGTAGATGcaaatatgataaattatttaatgcGAAATAATCgtgatttatttaatttacaaTGTGAAATATCTATAGAAATTCCAGACAAATTTATCGGATCCGTTATTGGTAAAAACGGTTCTAGACTTACAAATATTATGAACAGTACAGGTGccaaaattaaaataagtAAAAAAGGAGAACTAATACCCGGAACTTTTGAtcgaaaaacaaaaattattgGAACTGTTGCAGCAGTACATGCTGCTCATGTTTTAGTTTTACAATGTTTGGAATCTGCTTATATGCAAATAAAATttgatatataa
- a CDS encoding uracil-DNA glycosylase, putative, which translates to MNKLKIQKTIDQFFVIKPKKSVSENIEAMTSASSDSLVSNCIEEIEKKTNNLKKRKISNDNDIIKNEKESRLKKDEDINNVGIESEMINKKIMEKEISDYNYIDEIKNLMHMEWYEQLESELKKNYFKNMYLRIKDERKKKVIYPPENLLFTAFLKTPLSKIKVVIVGQDPYHQKGQAMGLCFSVPIGIKIPPSLKNILKEIKQISNHGDLTSWTEQGVFLLNTSLTVEENKPASHKKYGWEIFTDKVIDIINEKKKNIVFMLWGNFAIKKCAKIDTKKHFILKSGHPSPLSIKHFVNCDHFNKCNNFLIQNNMSPIKWELPQ; encoded by the coding sequence ATGAACAAACTAAAAATCCAAAAAACGATTGACCAATTTTTTGTTATCAAACCCAAAAAAAGTGTAAGCGAAAATATCGAGGCAATGACAAGCGCCTCCTCAGATTCATTGGTTAGTAATTGTATTgaagaaatagaaaaaaaaacaaataatttaaaaaaaagaaaaattagtaatgataatgatataataaaaaatgaaaaagaatcACGTTTAAAGAAAGatgaagatataaataatgtagGAATCGAGTCAGAAatgataaacaaaaaaataatggaaaaagaaatatctgattataattatatagatgaaataaaaaacttAATGCATATGGAATGGTATGAACAATTAGAAagtgaattaaaaaaaaattattttaaaaatatgtatttaaGAATAAAAGAtgaaagaaagaaaaaagtaATATATCCACctgaaaatttattatttactgcttttttaaaaacacctttatcaaaaataaaagtagTTATAGTTGGGCAAGATCCTTATCATCAAAAAGGCCAAGCAATGGGGTTATGCTTTTCTGTTCCTATTGGTATAAAAATACCACCtagtttaaaaaatattctaaaagaaataaaacaaataagtAATCATGGAGATTTAACAAGTTGGACAGAACAAGGTGTATTCTTATTAAACACTTCTCTAACTgttgaagaaaataaaccAGCTtctcataaaaaatatggttGGGAAATATTTACAGATAAAGTAATTGATATAAttaatgagaaaaaaaaaaatatagtttttatgttatggGGAAATTTtgctataaaaaaatgtgcaAAAATTGAtacaaaaaaacattttattttaaaatcagGGCATCCATCACCATTAAGTATAAAACATTTTGTTAATTGTGATCACTTtaataaatgtaataattttttaattcaaaatAATATGTCTCCAATTAAATGGGAATTGCCTCAATGA
- a CDS encoding small nuclear ribonucleoprotein-associated protein B, putative, with protein sequence MGKNYRLESWLQYRVRVTISDTRYYVGTFLSYDRHMNIVLVDAEEFRRVKSKENNFKEIKRVVGLILIRGDNIVSFTAERAPINKKTTNNITNKGIATGRGISLNNYVPMQNNMTPNMPTGVGINVATSKNLTPIVNPGFKSPNIPTNNKMPFMPMPMQINQNLGTSNNSQRGLSNQISTQLPFPPNSKPPTEQ encoded by the exons atgggaaaaaacTATCGATTAGAATCATGGTTACAATATAGAGTGAGAGTAACAATAAGTGACACCCGATATTATGTTGGAACTTTTCTTTCATATGATAGGCATATGAATATAGTTTTAGTTGATGCCGAAGAATTTCGAAGAGTGAAAAGTAAAGAAAACAACTTTAAG GAAATAAAAAGAGTAGTCGGTCTTATATTAATACGAGGAGATAATATAGTTTCATTCACAGCAGAACGGGCaccaattaataaaaaaactaccaataatataacaaataaaGGAATTGCTACTGGTCGAGGTATatcattaaataattatgtacctatgcaaaataatatgacTCCTAATATGCCAACAGGCGTAGGTATAAATGTAGCTACATCAAAAAATTTAACACCAATAGTAAACCCTGGTTTTAAATCACCAAATATTCccacaaataataaaatgccATTTATGCCCATGCCTATGCAAATAAATCAAAACTTAGGAACTTCAAATAATTCTCAACGGGGATTATCAAATCAAATTTCTACACAATTACCATTTCCTCCTAATTCTAAACCTCCAACAGAACAATAA
- a CDS encoding hydrolase → MMDARKGPIHVSIVNKYVDFYEESNGNSIERNSLNIKKNIDNKSCENKIDKYMKKKKKKKKDEKKIKIYTNKNSIINNIEKENINGINNFVNWNNNNSYGYLIKDELNTIDCNKIRSKKIKKNKDILLNNNDNTRFSDKEDRKQIYKVKHKNGIKLFLYIIKKYPKVLFNRRSLLYYYKLVNKYNKGILDTKKYKNEKIKLRNLLYKISLRNVSKRDNSIEETQDNINKKNKNKEITILDKLYLQNKFISANRYKQKVKKIKEETQFRNDYDYIYNHRYTNINNKDNNIHDDSTSKIDAKQMKIDSSSDEYIEEKLGKYKNFQKKEKEIINKDEIFQRCNNNSLSTNYDKNKKCEIMDKNKKCEIMDKIVNPLLKVDDNVTVQWDLKNFEDRKIKKTIKKIEKKNIINTKKVKNGEITFPLKYTKNDEIKNMGNKNRDENNSEKIKKKKKFIHIRTDEYNNSNNYVYSETNYKLCPQNNKKHDNTKIEKRDDILDNIFHPSQDMPSYKTFERAKDDEEENDNEEDDDNEEDDDEEDDEEEDDDEDDEEDDAREKYIARLEAKQMKKKNIKTKKKSHNIDGENKKNTNIHMNRDEYILKKKKKKNIVEKEDILSSSGNESDDIKTKEYLILKEIKMKQDSQKIRLNLDASCFASKGAGLYNYGQNICFFNSIIQTIVRIPYICKDLLNKLHSLNCEKKKKKEFCFYCIFEHFGYNIISKKNVIKNSLIPYIKKYICNSYNIGYQEDVHEYLRYFLCSLEKSSFFSSIYIQKMFTGVTKNVTMCMNCNNVSLKYEQYYELSLDISSVNNLEEALKNFLSNEMLIGDNGYYCEKCRKKKKATKQCVINKLPRVLTIQIKRFFMNSKFNIVKNRKHISYPLCLDMKYYVNNYYLFKNTINDDVIHLYEKMMSNNKSNKNNDDNFFNDKKSKIGQNDYINQNKIKEENYNNVKNEINQNNNDQNIQHKYEKYNNKDLNVLREIENIFIQLKNEIYIKLQNRHPPISSLKNLVIEKRKEIKKELNKIKYFKFYKGAILKISKDINTLYYCIKNSSEKNKKINLKTLVFKYRLDYYERKQKERENNQDEINFLNKKNSSSNSSSNNNNNNSEAFSNTNHYEKDNFLENKGEKNLNNNKKFYQNNNHFYYELTGLIKHIGSGTDYGHYIALTKSNNNIYLQCDDNNISYVNKKDILNCAKNAYVFVYTCTHPQFIDFYNAYVDVLEKKKFDINLPVFEKRVEFRERITMPKKKFISKSLCYAIRG, encoded by the coding sequence atgaTGGATGCTCGAAAAGGACCAATACATGTATCTattgtaaataaatatgtcgATTTTTATGAAGAAAGTAATGGAAATAGTATAGAAAGaaattcattaaatataaaaaaaaatattgataataaaagttgtgaaaataaaatagataaatatatgaaaaaaaaaaaaaaaaaaaaaaaagatgaaaaaaaaataaaaatatatacaaacaaaaatagtattataaataatatagaaaaagaaaatattaatggaataaataattttgtcAATTggaataataacaatagttATGGTTATCTTATTAAAGATGAATTAAATACAATTGATTGTAATAAAATTAggtcaaaaaaaataaaaaaaaacaaagatattttactaaataataatgataatactAGATTTAGTGATAAAGAAGATAggaaacaaatttataaagttaaacataaaaatggaatcaaattatttttgtatataattaaaaaatatccaAAAGTTTTATTTAATCGAAGaagtttattatattattataaacttgtgaataaatataataaaggaATTTtagatacaaaaaaatataaaaatgaaaaaataaaattaaggaatttattatataaaataagtttAAGGAATGTATCAAAAAGGGATAATTCCATCGAGGAAACTCAAGACaacattaataaaaaaaacaaaaataaagaaataactATTTTAGACAAATTATATcttcaaaataaatttattagtGCAAATAGATATAAACAAAAggtaaagaaaataaaagagGAAACCCAATTTAGAAACGATTAtgactatatatataaccatagatatactaatataaataataaagacaATAATATTCATGATGATTCTACTTCTAAAATAGATGCAAAACAAATGAAAATTGATAGTAGTTCAGATGAATATATTGAAGAAAAActtggaaaatataaaaattttcaaaaaaaagaaaaagaaattataaataaagacGAAATATTTCAAAGATGTAATAATAACAGTTTATCCacaaattatgataaaaataaaaaatgtgaaattatggataaaaataaaaaatgtgaaattaTGGATAAAATTGTGAATCCATTATTAAAAGTGGATGATAATGTAACAGTTCAATgggatttaaaaaattttgaagatagaaaaataaaaaaaacgattaaaaaaattgaaaaaaaaaatataataaatactaaaaaagttaaaaatggAGAAATAACTTTCCCTTTGAAATATACCAAgaatgatgaaataaaaaatatgggtAACAAAAATAGAGACGAAAATAATagtgaaaaaattaaaaaaaaaaaaaaatttattcatattcGAACggatgaatataataatagtaacaaTTACGTGTATAGCGAAACGAACTATAAATTATGTCctcaaaataacaaaaaacaTGATAACACcaaaattgaaaaaagagATGATATTttagataatatatttcatccGAGTCAAGATATGCCTAGTTATAAAACTTTCGAAAGGGCAAAAGAtgatgaagaagaaaatgataatgaagaagatgatgataatgaagAAGATGATGATGAGGAAGATGATGAAGAAGAAGATGATGATGAAGATGATGAGGAAGACGATGCTAGAGAGAAATATATTGCAAGATTGGAAGCAAaacaaatgaagaaaaaaaatattaaaactaaaaaaaaaagtcatAATATTGATggggaaaataaaaaaaatacaaacatCCATATGAATAGggatgaatatatattaaaaaaaaaaaaaaaaaaaaatatagtagaAAAGGAAGATATCTTATCAAGTAGTGGAAACGAAAGTgatgatataaaaacaaaagaatatttaatattgaaagaaataaaaatgaaacaagATAGTCAAAAAATTCGACTAAATTTAGATGCTTCATGTTTTGCATCTAAAGGAGCAGGGTTATATAACTATGGacaaaatatttgtttttttaatagtATAATTCAAACAATTGTAAGAAttccatatatatgtaaagatttattaaataaattacactcattaaattgtgaaaaaaaaaaaaaaaaagaattttgtttttattgtatatttGAACATTTTggatataatataatatcaaaaaaaaatgtaataaaaaatagtttaataccatatataaaaaaatatatatgtaatagtTATAATATAGGATATCAAGAAGATGTACATGAATATTtaagatattttttatgctCATTAGAAaaatcttcatttttttcgtctatatatatacaaaaaatgtttaCAGGAGTAACTAAAAATGTTACTATGTGTATGAATTGTAATAATGTATCtttaaaatatgaacaatatTATGAGTTATCATTAGATATAAGTTCAGTTAATAATTTAGAAGAagctttaaaaaattttttatcaaacGAAATGCTAATTGGTGATAATGGCTATTATTGTGAAAAAtgtcgaaaaaaaaaaaaagctacAAAACAATgtgttataaataaattaccAAGAGTATTAactatacaaataaaaagattttttatgaattcaaaatttaatattgttAAAAATAGAAAACATATATCATATCCTTTATGTTTAGATATGAAATATTatgttaataattattatttatttaaaaataccATAAATGATGAtgttatacatttatatgaaaaaatgatgtctaataataaatcaaataaaaataatgatgataatttttttaatgataaaaaatcaaaGATTGGACAAAATGATTATATTAAtcagaataaaataaaagaagagAATTACAACAATgtgaaaaatgaaataaatcaaaataataacgaTCAAAATATTCAacataaatatgaaaaatataataataaagatctAAATGTTTTAAGagaaatagaaaatatttttatacaattaaaaaatgaaatatatattaagttACAAAATAGACATCCCCCAATATCTAGCTTAAAAAATTTAGTAatagaaaaaagaaaagagattaaaaaagaattaaataaaataaaatatttcaaattttataaaggtgctatattaaaaatttcgAAAGATATCAATACATTGTATTATTGCATTAAAAATAgttcagaaaaaaataaaaaaataaacttaAAAACTTTGGTGTTTAAATATAGATTGGATTATTATGAACGTAAACAAAAAGAAAGAGAAAATAATcaagatgaaataaattttttaaataaaaaaaatagcagCAGCAACAGTAGCAGCAACAACAACAACAACAATTCTGAAGCTTTTTCAAATACAAATCATTATGAGAAAGATAattttttggaaaataaaggagaaaaaaatttaaataataataaaaaattttatcaaaataataatcatttttattatgaatTAACTGGACTTATTAAACATATTGGGTCAGGAACAGATTATGGTCATTATATTGCTCTTAcaaaatcaaataataatatttatctacaatgtgatgataataatatctcttatgttaataaaaaggaTATTTTAAATTGTGCAAAAAATGCATATGTTTTTGTTTACACATGTACACATCCACAGTTTATTGATTTTTATAATGCATATGTGGATGttcttgaaaaaaaaaaatttgatattAATCTTCCAGTTTTTGAAAAAAGAGTTGAATTTAGAGAAAGAATAACAATGCCAAAGAAAAAGTTCATAAGTAAATCCCTCTGTTATGCTATACGTGGTTAA
- a CDS encoding ATP-dependent protease, putative, translating to MVICFNIIRYKEGKLFIKNSYLFYRSSKTSYKKNEIKSVNNILCFSLLNKPLFPGLSYVLNVDKSFINILENYKKKNIYVGLFFNKKSENDIAYDLLSDQELNTNFFLKGQDETKSVSILNDKNKIIKKDIDYITSFDDIYEYGAIGLVQKVLNDENGENDGNGENDGNEKERLQSEGRLQSEGRLQSEERLQSEIYNLVPHSNGNDICQIVVDILERAKINKWKGNNIGEIIIANKYDENKLKSEENEKMFKKIKGYQLEIIEKIKEIIKINNNNSYEYNILLKYYNTKNINNLINFVGNITIAKNSNIQKMLEESNIENKLKKCIDLLNEDIYLFKIKKEIKIDLENKFLKEKKELLITEQINLLKKKIGHEKTEHEKNYETFINKYNNFIKNNLEENISTHILNEITKFKYNNENNTDYSSAYQYITTILNIPYNKYAKLNNELIKCENIFKTSHYGLDSVKKYIYEYLSIYILNKNKKIKPKILLLVGCPGTGKTSICKTISKCLNIPYYIINMNNINNMNDLIGHRKTYVNSYEGKIINALINTQVMNPLIILDEFDKIENVYNNNNIYNTFLNIFDQNQNKIFKDQYINFPIDISNIFFICTANSIDNIPDMLLDRMNIINVYPYTNSDKINIYKNYLKKKLEIETNISDSHIHLSDQILLYIINNYTKENGIRQFYYILYDIYKKRAYMLLRGETSCVQLTICMNEEMEDSCFYISNKTKYNKKNYNITDFINLDNNRYIKQGNISYSSNPGVSKSIAFTNNGGYIITIEISSLSKKLLKNSIEKKCNYINNNFVGYIKDEMCPNHLFNKNEYQNVFDLKNEDAPFIYEQTREISQSGLQNRYKNNFSNTLHSPQIERYDVLNSKDEIRHNNVKNSEINISNKQGMGTYDCNIVITGNVGKIMQESIIIANTYSINLLNHIFSNFQSEYLHINLSDSDLKKDGPSAGINFVTSILSYYLKIPVNNRLCMTGELTLNGNILRIGGLVEKIITAKNSGIQTLIIPKDNYHEYLLIPKEIKDNLHILYAHHYYQIFNYIFAPKIYGKVA from the coding sequence ATGGTGATTTGTTTCAATATTATAAGATATAAGGAAGGCAagttatttattaaaaatagttatttattttatcgaaGCTCAAAAACAtcttacaaaaaaaatgaaataaaatcaGTAAACAATATTTTGTGTTTTTCACTTTTAAACAAACCACTTTTCCCAGGTCTTTCATATGTCCTTAATGTTGACAAaagttttataaatattttagaaaattataaaaaaaaaaatatttatgttggtcttttttttaacaaaaaatcaGAGAATGATATAGCATATGATTTGTTAAGTGACCAAGAGTTAAacacaaatttttttttaaaagggCAAGACGAAACAAAAAGTGTGTCAATTTtgaatgataaaaataaaattataaaaaaggaTATAGATTATATAACAAGTTTTGATGACATTTATGAGTATGGGGCAATTGGGTTAGTTCAAAAGGTgttaaatgatgaaaatgggGAAAATGATGGAAATGGGGAAAATGAtggaaatgaaaaagaaaggTTGCAAAGTGAAGGGAGACTGCAAAGTGAAGGGAGACTGCAAAGTGAAGAAAGGTTGCAAagtgaaatatataatctaGTTCCACATTCTAATGGAAACGATATTTGCCAAATAGTTGTTGATATATTAGAAAGGgccaaaataaataaatggaaAGGAAACAATATTGGGGAAATTATAATAGCAAAcaaatatgatgaaaataaattaaagagtgaagaaaatgaaaaaatgtttaaaaaaataaaaggataTCAACTtgaaattattgaaaaaataaaagaaataataaaaataaataataataatagttatgaatataatatattactaaaatattataatactaaaaatataaataatttaattaattttgtaggaaatataacaatagccaaaaatagtaatattcaaaaaatgcTTGAAGAGAGTAAcattgaaaataaattaaaaaaatgtatagaCTTATTAAATgaagatatatatttatttaaaataaaaaaagaaataaaaatagatttagaaaataaatttttaaaagaaaaaaaagaattattaattacagaacaaattaatttattaaaaaaaaaaataggacATGAAAAAACAGAgcatgaaaaaaattatgaaacatttattaataaatataacaattttatcaaaaataatttagaggaaaatatatctacacacattttaaatgaaatcacaaaatttaaatataataacgaAAATAATACTGACTATTCATCAGCATATCAATATATAACAACTATTTTGAACATCccttataataaatatgccaaattaaataatgaattaattaaatgtgaaaatatatttaaaacttCACATTATGGTTTAGATagtgttaaaaaatatatatatgaatatttaagtatatatatattaaataaaaataaaaaaataaagccaaaaatattattacttgTTGGATGCCCAGGAACTGGAAAAACATCTATATGTAAAACTATTAGTAAATGTTTAAATATaccatattatataataaatatgaacaatattaataatatgaacGATTTGATAGGACATAGAAAAACATATGTAAATAGTTATGAaggtaaaataataaatgccTTAATAAATACACAAGTTATGAACCcattaattatattagatgaatttgataaaattgaaaatgtttataataataataatatttataacacatttttaaatatatttgatcaaaatcaaaataaaatatttaaagatcaatatattaattttcctattgatatatctaatatattttttatatgtacagCTAATTCTATAGATAATATTCCAGATATGCTTTTAGACagaatgaatataataaatgtttatCCCTATACAAAtagtgataaaataaatatatataaaaattatttaaaaaaaaaattagaaataGAAACTAATATTTCAGATTCTCATATTCATTTATCTGatcaaatattattatatattattaataactATACTAAAGAAAATGGAATTagacaattttattatatattatatgatatttataaaaaaagagcGTATATGTTATTACGTGGTGAAACATCTTGTGTGCAATTAACTATATGTATGAATGAAGAGATGGAAGATtcttgtttttatatttcaaataaaactaaatataataaaaaaaactataatatAACAGATTTTATAAATCttgataataatagatatataaaacaaGGGAATATATCATATTCTTCAAATCCAGGGGTTTCAAAATCAATTGCTTTTACAAATAACGGtggatatattataactataGAAATTTCTAgcttatcaaaaaaattattaaaaaattcgatagaaaaaaaatgtaattatataaataacaattttgTTGGATACATCAAAGATGAGATGTGCCCAaatcatttatttaataaaaatgaatatcaaaatgtcttcgatttaaaaaatgaggaTGCTCCTTTTATTTATGAACAAACAAGAGAAATATCCCAATCAGGATTACAAAacagatataaaaataatttctcAAATACTTTGCACTCTCCACAAATAGAACGATATGATGTATTAAATTCAAAAGATGAGATCCGACATAATAATGTGAAAAATagtgaaataaatatttcgaATAAACAAGGAATGGGTACCTACGATTGTAATATTGTAATTACTGGAAATGTTGGAAAAATAATGCAAGAAAGCATAATTATAGCTAATACATATTcgataaatttattaaatcatatattttcaaatttccAAAGtgaatatttacatataaatttaagtgattctgatttaaaaaaagatggGCCTAGTGCTGGTATTAATTTTGTAACTTCgattttatcatattatttaaaaattccTGTTAATAATCGTTTATGTATGACCGGAGAATTAACACTAAATGGAAATATTTTAAGAATTGGAGGTTTagtagaaaaaataattacagCAAAAAATTCAGGAATACAAACTTTAATTATACCGAAAGACAATTATcatgaatatttattaattcctaaagaaataaaagacaatcttcatattttatatgcccatcattattatcaaatttttaattatattttcgcACCAAAAATATATGGCAAAGTAGCATAA
- a CDS encoding DNA-directed RNA polymerases I and III subunit RPAC2, putative → MEENLYSQNLKTITHATFCFENEDHTLGNCLRCILLQKEGIEFAGYTVPHPTQAEINLRIQTTGKPAINILKDSLDDLSNICTILLDKFKDALESA, encoded by the exons atggaagaaAATTTATACTCTCAAAATTTGAAAACAATAACTCATGCTACATTTTGTTTTGAAAATGAGGATCATACATTAG gAAATTGTTTACGTTGTATTTTACTTCAAAAGGAAGGAATCGAATTTGCTGGTTATACAGTCCCCCATCCAACACAAGCagaaataaatttaagaATCCAAACGACAG GCAAACCCGctataaacattttaaaagATTCGTTAGATGATTTGTCAAACATATGTACGATTTTATTGGATAAATTTAAGGATGCCTTGGAATCTGcctaa